The following proteins are encoded in a genomic region of Sulfurovum indicum:
- a CDS encoding OprD family outer membrane porin, producing the protein MKLTKLSLVAALAISTAVAGGDIAPVEPVVEAPAAEACNANTTINGKAQLYYYTDDSIDLFDKDSSELGAAVTLDITHKINENISANFTAVGYTNLIDENYPMEGQTTGAYLNVANITASYENTTFILGRQLLDTPMLGGFDWLLAPGSFEAYTVANSSIENITLVGSYVKAWRPNNSGNDFIDLTNIGDGNNWTVGAAYDNKTLNGSIWYYNVDAAAYTQVYVDAGYNFASVQLAAQYVNTDYDTAIDSDLFGVKIAGELAGFSLMAAYANVSDNIAGYVGRDTIYTSSWNTFTSNSVGDAFKVEAANEFNGLSATASYAYYEYEQSTDNGHEFDLILGYGLTNCISADLVYSNTNYGSADDINALEIIATYKF; encoded by the coding sequence ATGAAATTGACAAAACTTAGTTTAGTAGCGGCTCTTGCTATCAGCACTGCAGTTGCCGGTGGAGACATTGCACCAGTAGAACCGGTTGTTGAAGCACCTGCGGCAGAGGCATGCAATGCAAATACAACTATCAATGGTAAAGCACAGCTTTACTATTATACTGATGACAGTATTGATCTTTTTGACAAAGACAGTAGTGAACTCGGTGCGGCAGTTACCCTCGATATCACACATAAAATCAATGAAAACATCAGTGCCAACTTTACAGCTGTTGGATACACCAATCTTATTGATGAGAACTATCCAATGGAAGGTCAGACAACTGGTGCCTATCTTAATGTAGCAAACATCACTGCAAGCTATGAGAATACAACTTTCATCCTCGGTCGTCAGCTGCTTGACACACCAATGCTTGGAGGTTTTGACTGGTTGCTTGCTCCAGGTAGCTTCGAAGCATATACCGTAGCAAACAGCTCTATTGAAAACATTACATTGGTTGGTTCATATGTAAAAGCCTGGAGACCAAATAACTCAGGTAATGACTTCATTGACCTTACAAATATTGGTGATGGAAACAACTGGACAGTTGGTGCAGCATATGACAACAAAACACTTAACGGAAGCATCTGGTACTACAATGTAGATGCAGCAGCTTATACACAGGTTTATGTTGATGCAGGCTATAACTTCGCAAGTGTACAGCTGGCAGCACAATATGTTAATACTGACTACGATACTGCTATAGATTCCGATCTTTTTGGTGTAAAAATTGCTGGGGAACTTGCAGGATTCTCACTCATGGCGGCATATGCTAATGTTTCTGACAATATTGCAGGGTATGTCGGAAGAGATACAATATATACAAGTTCATGGAACACATTTACTTCCAACTCTGTAGGTGATGCTTTCAAAGTTGAAGCAGCAAATGAGTTTAACGGACTCTCTGCAACTGCCAGTTATGCATATTATGAGTATGAGCAAAGTACTGATAATGGACATGAATTTGACCTGATCCTTGGTTATGGACTGACTAACTGTATCTCTGCAGACCTTGTCTATTCCAATACAAACTATGGTAGTGCTGATGACATCAATGCACTTGAGATCATAGCTACATACAAGTTTTAG
- the feoB gene encoding ferrous iron transport protein B, translated as MEKIIVALAGQPNVGKSSLINAISNAKLKVGNFSGVTVDKTEVIFNLCDEVSCRDYEVHIIDLPGAYSLTEYTIEEKVTKSFLQSDEYDLIVNVVDSTNLQRNLLFTTQLLETGKKVIVALNMSDEAEKEGIEIDEKQLSAILGVPCIKTSANTKEGIEELKHAIVEVYEKSETTAKIIYSDPIEEEIAHIVAFLKEKNYKSNLPYRHLAVKLLQEDTDVYKKMHDEPIWIELLPIIREALQHIYLHMGTKNLEEIFADEHFAFAKGAKMEVMSVKSMRAKNLTQKIDNLLINKWLGIPLFLFFMWTLFQLTFELGSIPVDYIDAAFTWFGEQAKGILGDGELGSLVADGMIAGVGAVIMFLPNIVILFLGIALLETTGYMSRVAFLLDGFFHKFGLHGKSFIPLVTGFGCSVPAYMAARTLKNEKDRLITLFIIGFMSCGARLPIYVLFAAAFFSEEKAGNILFIIYISGAILGLIMAKVLKTFVFKGDDEPFVMEMPKYRMPSAKLIWHTVYGQAKSYLKKAGTFILAASILVWFASNYPKNLALEAEYTAKIEQVQTSDEKQRLSNELTAKLLEESYLGKIGHLSEPFFAPLGFDWRMAVALETGLAAKEVVVSTLGVLYSLGNEVDESNQGLVAQIQANIPFASAIAFIVFVMIYLPCLAASMVFAREAGGWKYLVYLFFMTTLSAWVLSFIAYRVTLIITGG; from the coding sequence ATGGAAAAGATCATCGTAGCACTCGCAGGGCAACCCAATGTAGGAAAATCTTCTCTTATCAATGCGATCTCCAATGCAAAACTTAAAGTCGGGAACTTTTCAGGAGTTACTGTTGACAAGACAGAAGTTATTTTTAACCTTTGTGATGAAGTCTCGTGCAGAGACTATGAAGTGCATATTATTGATCTTCCCGGAGCATACTCTCTTACTGAATATACCATAGAAGAAAAGGTCACCAAAAGCTTTTTACAGAGTGATGAATACGATCTTATCGTCAATGTTGTCGACTCAACCAATCTTCAGCGTAACCTCCTCTTTACCACTCAACTGCTTGAAACCGGCAAAAAAGTTATCGTAGCACTTAACATGAGTGACGAAGCCGAAAAAGAAGGTATCGAAATAGATGAAAAACAGCTCTCTGCTATTTTGGGAGTGCCATGCATTAAAACTTCCGCTAATACAAAAGAGGGCATCGAAGAACTCAAACATGCCATTGTAGAGGTGTATGAAAAATCAGAAACCACTGCCAAAATAATCTACTCTGATCCTATAGAAGAAGAGATAGCACATATTGTAGCTTTTCTCAAGGAGAAAAACTACAAAAGCAACCTTCCCTATCGACACCTCGCAGTAAAACTCCTGCAGGAAGATACCGATGTTTACAAAAAAATGCATGATGAACCTATCTGGATAGAGCTGCTTCCTATCATACGAGAAGCACTTCAGCATATCTATCTGCATATGGGGACAAAAAACCTGGAAGAGATCTTTGCAGATGAACATTTTGCTTTTGCAAAAGGTGCAAAAATGGAAGTAATGTCTGTCAAATCCATGAGAGCAAAAAACCTGACACAAAAGATCGATAACCTGCTTATCAACAAATGGCTTGGAATTCCTCTCTTTCTCTTTTTCATGTGGACGCTTTTCCAACTCACCTTTGAACTTGGTTCGATTCCTGTTGACTATATAGATGCCGCATTTACCTGGTTTGGAGAGCAGGCAAAGGGCATACTTGGTGATGGGGAACTTGGATCACTCGTAGCTGACGGAATGATCGCCGGTGTAGGTGCTGTCATTATGTTTCTTCCTAATATTGTCATTCTCTTTCTTGGGATCGCCCTGCTTGAAACTACAGGGTACATGAGCCGTGTTGCTTTTCTACTTGACGGATTCTTCCATAAATTCGGACTGCACGGAAAAAGCTTTATCCCCCTTGTTACCGGTTTTGGATGTTCCGTACCGGCATATATGGCGGCACGTACACTGAAGAATGAAAAAGACAGGCTCATTACTCTTTTTATCATCGGTTTTATGAGCTGTGGAGCCAGACTGCCCATATATGTACTCTTTGCAGCTGCTTTCTTTTCAGAGGAGAAAGCAGGTAATATCCTTTTTATAATCTATATTTCCGGTGCAATACTGGGGCTTATCATGGCAAAAGTACTTAAAACTTTTGTCTTTAAAGGTGATGATGAACCTTTTGTTATGGAGATGCCAAAATACCGTATGCCCTCAGCCAAGCTTATATGGCACACTGTGTACGGACAGGCAAAAAGTTATCTAAAAAAGGCCGGTACCTTTATTTTGGCAGCTTCCATCCTTGTCTGGTTTGCAAGCAACTATCCTAAGAATCTGGCACTTGAAGCAGAGTATACTGCCAAGATCGAACAGGTACAAACTTCTGATGAGAAACAGAGACTTTCCAACGAACTGACAGCAAAACTGCTTGAAGAGAGTTATCTTGGTAAAATCGGTCATCTTTCAGAGCCTTTCTTCGCTCCTTTAGGATTTGACTGGCGTATGGCTGTTGCACTGGAGACTGGACTTGCTGCCAAGGAAGTTGTTGTTTCAACACTGGGGGTACTCTATTCTCTTGGAAACGAGGTCGATGAGAGTAACCAGGGTCTTGTAGCACAGATTCAAGCCAATATACCGTTTGCCTCTGCCATTGCCTTTATTGTTTTTGTTATGATCTACCTTCCGTGTCTGGCCGCATCTATGGTCTTTGCCCGTGAAGCCGGAGGGTGGAAATACCTCGTTTATCTATTCTTTATGACAACACTTAGTGCATGGGTACTGAGCTTCATTGCATACAGAGTCACACTAATAATTACAGGAGGCTGA
- a CDS encoding FeoA family protein has protein sequence MRLHELHKGDRGEIIQIHADKALKDRLNSFGVMRGEELTVKGCSLAKQTMEIEVGGTHIALRAEEAEKIEVEKI, from the coding sequence ATGAGACTACATGAGCTACACAAAGGCGACAGAGGTGAGATCATTCAGATACATGCAGACAAGGCACTCAAAGACCGTCTCAACTCTTTTGGTGTGATGCGTGGTGAAGAACTTACAGTCAAGGGCTGTTCTCTTGCAAAACAGACAATGGAGATAGAAGTAGGCGGAACCCACATTGCTCTGCGTGCTGAAGAAGCAGAAAAGATAGAAGTCGAAAAAATCTGA